The nucleotide window tgtGCTTTATActataataattaacaaaaaaaatcttataatataatatcGCGCACTAAAAAACCCACTGAAAAGGCTGAAAAGTGAAATGCTCTCCGAGGTGGATTAACCACACAAAGTAAACGGAATCCTTCTCATCGAAGAAATCTGTTAGTACATGCGACACTATTTTTTCGTTACCATATTTATTATCCCCTGGTTTGATAGATGATTAGTTTTCGTTCaaaatttaacttattattatttttacggTATATTTGaatggagaaatttaaaattttaaagaattttaaattctgagaatttcaaattcttcaatttaaattttttcattttcaaaattctatgtttggataaaaagattaatttttttcatttccaaaattttgtgtttggataaagaaaatgaatttcttcatttttaaaattttgtgtttggataaagaaattaaatttcttcatttttaaaatttcttattttgataaaataatcaaatgcattcttttttaaaattttatatttgaataaaacaattttttaataaaagaattatttttttcattaataaattctATGTACTATTTGTCGAGTGTGGTATTCCaataaatatatactattttactctatttcaattaaaaatatattaatttaactatttaaatcattattcCATTTACGGCCCACTACAAAACtcacaacataaaaaatatttaatataatttcatattggaatgttatttaaaagtctatagataaaacttgttttcTATAGAAGTCATTGGCCAGTAATGCAATTACAGCAAACAAAACTTGGACTGAAGCAAAATCTAGTCACAAAATAAGTCCAACTTTCAAAATAATTCCAAATTTTCTAATTGCATTTGCTTTAGTAGAGGAATTCCTTCACATCTTTTCTGCAGAAGAAAACATAATGTTAAGTGTTACTGAACAAATCatatttgttaaaacataatttgCCATATAAAATGAGAGATATAAATGTAAAACATAATTATACAACATCAATATACTTGTCATGATATCAAATGTACCTATAAGTTGGCATCAAGGCATAAAAGACGAGATGTAATCCTCCTTATCATCCAATGAAAGAGCTTTTATAATCGTAAACTTAATGGGATTTTCTGTCAACCAATCGATTGCTCTATGTCGAAGTGCACCATTAAAATTAGGTATATTATCTAGCTCACTCACCACTTCATGTACCACTTCTTGAGCTTCTTTTATCTCCATCTTTTTTTTGTTCTCCATCTTCTTCTTAGTCACTTCAACAAATTCTTTCAATGACTCGGCTACTTCTTTCATTGAGGAAATCATCCCTTCTTTCTCTCCACTCTTACTTGGGCGAATGTTTTTTCTTGTGGCGGAACTTGATCCCTCTAAGTCAAAACTCACACTATGAATTGCTTCCTCTTCATTTGTTTCTTTGCTCATGATATCATCTGCATCTAATGCATTTTCTGCTCCGAGTCCAGTAGCTCTATCCTTTGCACATAGGTCAACAATATCATCCCAATTAGGAATGACTTTGAATCGAAATCGTTTGGCCTCTTCatgtgatttgaaaaaaaatagaaacgtattaataacaacacaaataataactacaattgaataaaattaaaagatgattgaCTACCTTTACATATTCATTccatgcaatttcattttcaatggtAATCATGTACTTTGTGCTATCTCAGTCAAATCCACTTTGACTAAGAATGTCACTCACAATTCCATACCATGTTCTCCAAAGCTTAAAACGATTTTTAACATTATCTGCCATGAGGTGAACTCCAAAACGCTTGGACAAAATTTGAGCTGCAGTACTGTATGCTACTGCTTTCCAATTTCCATCACCTTTATTGCCCAAATTTCTTTGATCTCTAAGCACATCAGTTAGCACACGCTCCATTTCCAAGTTCCATGTGAAGTAACTTCTTGTGTCCTCACTAGACATCTTTCTTTTTCCACTTGACTTGTTCTTCACATTGCTTGATTCCATTTctctagacaaaaaaaaatctcacatatataattacatatatataaaggtgAGACATGTCAAATTAGCATTCtatgaaagtataaaattaattacacataaaaagaaaacaaaatccaaaGTATTATGAAATACAAAAATCCAAAGTATCACACATACATGTGTATAGAGTCAATTACACATAAGAAACAAAATCCAAATCCACTAAAAACATCTCCCTAATCAAAGTTTCTTCTTATCTAATAGGTGGCAAACATATTCATTGCTAAAGTATCACGAAATCTTATCCATTCCTCAGTTGCTTGAATAGTTGTGACTTCATCTCCAATATTATTTGTGACTCTTTCCATTTGTTGATTTATTAACTCATTGTCAACAACAGATAAAAGTTCCAAGTCTTGGGCTTCCAAAATTGGATCACTTTGTTGTTCATCTCTTATGAAATTATGTAGCATGAAACAAGCATTAATAATtcttatttgtgtttttatatcaaaaaaagGAGTTATTAATATACTCCATCTTTTCTTCAATACCCCAAATGACCTTTCAATAACATTCCTTGCACTTGCATGACGAAGATTAAATAACTCCTTATAGTTTTGAGGGGTGTTTCCGATCCACTCATTAAGATGATATCTAGTCCCTCGATAAGGTGCTAAGAATCCAGGGCCATTTGTATACCCCGCATCCACAAGAAAATATTTACCTACaatggtttaaaaaaatattatatataagaaatatgcatatttcttttatatgttaaataaaGTTTCATCATTTCATGATATTACCATTTGGAATATGGAGACAATTTTGACGACACAAAGCATCTCGCAATACTCGAGAATCTCCTGCTGACCCTTCCCACCCaggcaacatatatataaacctTAAATTTGGACCGTAAACTCCTAAAACATTTGTAGAGATATCACCTTTTCTATTACGATATCTAGGTGTATCTTTTGTAGCAACTGTTACTGGAATATATATCCCATCAAGTGCTCCAATcgaattctaaaaatatttcaaaataaaaaataagttgtaatCACTTAAAGTAccttataattattaacaaatgaCAAACTTACCTTAAACTATCTCCATTTATTTTCCACCGAGCCCTCTAGATTACAGTCATGGAACTTCGAATATTCTTTGCTTACTTTCATTATAGCTCGCAGGACATTCTTGAATTGCCTACTTATTGTTTCCATGGATCTACAATAACTAAAGTGCACAACTCTATACTTTAGGTTGTGAGCAAGGATATGCAAAAACATTGCCACAGCTTCAGCTATAGGAACATTTCTTGTTTTTACCAATTGCCCTTTCTCTTGTAAAATTCTACAAAGCTTAAAAAATGCCTTTTTACTAACCCTTAATTGTTCAATGCAATCAGTTTTGTTCCCCTGTATAAACGATTAAGGAAACTATGCCTTTCTAATTCCAAATTTCGGATAGGTTCCTTAACAAAGTACTTGTCATGATACCAAGTCAGTGCACCCAAAAGCATAGTGACAACACtaacaataatgaaaaatgcTTGTTCaagttcttcttcctcttcttcatctCTTCTACGTTTTCTTGAAGCAATTGAAACATCAACTATACTACTTTCCATTTCTTGATTATCCACACTATATAACTTAaagaaaaagtaatataataaaaGTAGTGAAGCATAAAAAGGTACCAAGCTATAAAAGGGTAAAGACTGAAGCATAAAAGGGTACCAAACTATGTTGTAACAAATTCCTAGCTAGTCACAAATTCCTCTAGTTGAACAATTGGATTATTAGAATCcttgttttatcctcttaaaaattgcATCTATTCTTTTATGCTTCATTGTTAtatctattaaaaatattactccCAAATTAATGTGACACTAATGATATAATATAActcaaagtattaaaaaatgataagaatataaatccaaataatataacaagccacaaaaaactagaaaaattaaGAGTTCAATGCAATAAAAAAACTACTATATAATCTAATTAATTACATTGGCAAAATAAAGGATGACCAGACTATGAAAAGCCAAAGCTACGGGCATGTAACAAGACATAAGacattcattaaatattttttcctaattATAGAAGTCTAAAAACCTAATAAAAGATGACATTTTCCACACACACCTCAAGTTCTCAACCGTTCAAATATGTAATTCTTAAGATGGCTCTAGGTGATAGGCTAACAACAAAGTAGTGGCTTCAataatgcagtaaaaaaaacctgaaaacaaaagaaaatatagcaaaaatattgataagaaaaaattaaaaaaaattatcgatAAAGAAGGGAATGGGCCGCAACTGCAACTCCACAAGAGAAATTGATAGGAGCCAAAAGCATCGTGTAACAACAAAAGATGTGTGttgtaaagtttaattttttttatgaggaacaaagaggaaaaatagagaACGGTGTGTACGTGAACAAGTTGTTTCTCCTTTATACTTTGTAATTTGCTCCCGTCTAACTCCACAATTACGTAACTTACACAAAGGcttattcacttttttttttatacttttcaaaTGGTAATTTGTTTGGGCTACTATTTGTTTGGGTTATGTAACTTACACAATTACGAAACTTACACAAAGGCTTATTACACAAAGTCTAATATACCTGTATAGGCTTCTAAACAAATATAGTACAGTAAACAATATGGCTAAATAATAAGCTCATTATGGCTAAACAATAATATAAGGACATCTTAAAAAACATGTTgtcatatctcacatggcttATCTAGAAAGCTGAGCATTTGCTGCTACAATGATACTTTTTAAGAAAAGCCAATAGCTATTTAGAAAGTAAAGTTTTAAGACATATATATTCTTCCAAATTCAGATTGATTTGAATGTTTTGAAGTTAACTACTCAGTCCTTACATTTTCTCATTTGTGTTATTTTGGCTATGCATGACAATCTTTGAGGGTTGTTGTTATTATCACtattatatatcaaaattatatttcctCGTTATACTTTGAGTGTTGAttatatgtattatatatattttgagtcTGATTACTATATATGTcggagcatttttttttatctttagtttTCATGAACAGACATATGATCATCAGGTCCAATGTTCCAGTTCTCCACTGGAATTAGACAACATCTATAgatatcaaaatttttaatttcgaaGTCACAAACcactaatttataaattttttttataaattttagagaAATGCTAGTAGGTAGTAGCTACATCAcaaattagtttataaattttgaatgccTAACTGGTATCTAATTAGTGGGGACCAATGTCTGATGGTACTGCACTACTGCTATATGATATTATGCTCTTCACAATTGAGAGCTCATATCCATGTATTGGTATGTGATATGTTTCATATAAAATTGGATAATTTGTCAAAGAATTTTTACCAAAATTATAAGCAATatttttatggtcattttgtaCACAATACTTTTATACTTCTAACCCATTTTGATTGCATGAGTTAAATTTGATAAGCATATCAGCTTTAGTTCATTTGTATCAATATTGTATTTGTATGGGTGATATCTGGCTTGGTCATTTGAGTAACAGACTTACTGCACTTAATTAACATGAATAAGTCAATAAGCAAACCATTTAAGCATTTGAGAAATTATGAGACTTATATATACCTCTgaccattaaaataaataaattcaaagaacatttaacaacaaaaataatttatgctctttgtaaaaaaatgtttcaggAAATGCTAGCAGGTCCTTACATACTTGGATTAAACTTTTTGAACATCATTCTGCCAAACACAATTATTTGCCAAACACTGATTTAACTACTTTAAATAGCATTCTATTACATGAGTGttaagttaattaattctcttttTGTGAATGTGATTTTTTAGTCTAGAGTACAACAAAATTAGGGATTTTAATTCTATTGTTGCTgcaagattaatttattttaatataacccTTTTTGTAGGCAAAGACAGTGTAGGTAGAAGCAGCCTACATGTATTCTTAATATGTTTCTttcctttgaatttttttattagaattgttgtgacaaaatttttttttagcttGAGAAGTTTTCATGGCATTAGATTGGAAATACTATGGTTTTGTGTCTACTTTCCCCAATTTCAAGTTGGGCAATTTCAAGTTAGAATGCCTCTAAGGCATGTATGCATTGGTTTGCTATGTTATCTATATATGAACTTTTGTGTGATGTCATTATTGTGGCTGTTGCTTAGTTCACTGATGTCTCCCTACTTTTGCTCTTAACAATTAAAGGTTGTTTAATTCTCACTTATAAACTGTAAGTTTTTccttgaaacaacaaaaataacttcTACCAACTATACTGTCACATACCttgtctcttttctttcttagtATAGTATATCAGACAACTTATGAGTTCATGGAAAAATATCTTGCTTAGTTATAATTATCAAAAGAGAACATGTGGTTTGGGTTGAGGATGTACTGATGTAGTATAGTATATCAGAGTCACACACTATCCTTTTAAACCCTACATGGCATAACAACAACCAAGCCTTTCCCACTAGGTTGGATCAGCTACATTGATCAAACAATGACATGTTTTAGTAATTTTGACAAACCATTGACCGCTAAATTCttttgaatgattttgcatATAACTTTTCTTAGTCACTCTCAATCTCTAGTGACAAGGATACCCTCCATCTTATTTACTCTCTTTATAGGGGCATCTAGAGGTGATCTCAACTCTCTAAGACACAACTTTGACACACTTCACCGAAAGTATTTAGGAGCAGCAAAGAATCATTCAGCTATGCTCTACCACTATAGTGTCCATTATAGCAGGAATTAACAACTCGGTAAAAAATCTctacatttaatattatattatcaattttactattttttttggatcagAAAATGATCCAACTTCAAAGCCTCTTGTTCTCTGGCTCAATGGAGGTTAGCAAATGGAACTATGCCTTAAGGTCACTACGACAACATGCAAAGAACAACATCATATCTTATAGCCAAGCTAGGAAATTGTCCTCTGCATCCTCTGTCGCGGTTTCCAATAGAATACTCAACAAAAGAAAGGAGATGTGATAACAAATTGTATAATGTATCTGTTACTTAGATGCAACATCAGATCTTATAATCAGACAAactcaaatccaaatccaacatAGTTTGGTGAAATGCAACCTACAAACCCTAGATTATAGACATGAAATGCAAATTAATGAAATCAAATAGTAAAAATAGGATTGAAACAAAGATAAACCCTATAATACTTAGATGAAAGACCGAGAGAGACTAATCAGAGACAGAGAAGCTGTGTTTCAGAGAAAAACACGTTGAGCTTGAGTGCTATTGCAAGAAAGGATTGAGTGCAAAGAGAGATTCAATGAGGGAGAAGAGAGAGATTCAATGAGCGTAGAGAGAGATTGAGCGTAAAGAAGGGTGAGAAGCTGttggaggaggaagaagaacgtgtaatttcaaattctttaatttttgaaagaatttgaaatcctaatatttaagttaattaaaataccTTACCAAAAtactgaaattttaatttctcttcaaattttttatatgaacatCTTATTTAActgaaaagtaattaaaattatttaaaaaattaaattctcctATTAAATTTTCCcatccaaacatactcttaGTGAATTTTTTACTCTCAATGTCAACAATTTATCAGTAGCCACTATCATACTATTAGTACATTGCAATGCGTAAAAATGTACATAAagtataaatcaattttatattattatttaattacaaatcattattaataatatttttatagaatatttatattgatatgagaaaaaagattataaatgtgcagtgtaaaatattttacacatctaatcataatttatcatttatattaaatttattgatttttaaaataatttaattttcttaaagtaattcaaatgatgatttatgattaaataataatataaaataattatattttacattatcaatgcacaaatattaatttctctTGAAAATCTAAATGGGCTCCTAACATacatatgatatatattttgtatttttaatataaatttaacttagtttcttatctttttcaatatattattttcaacatatttagttctaatttgaatttaatttttttaccaataattaaaaataaaaatatatcacaacttattttcataaatctaatatataattgctattttaattattgataatttctttaaaaaatatttaaattcaagaTAGAactaaatatgttaaaaataatatatagaaaaaaaaataagaaattaggttaaattttttagttggtattaaaatataatcattttattaatatattttcttattttgtgttGTAGAAATACTAagagatagataaaaaaaaattagaaaaagtaattaattttaatttactattcttccaaaaattaaaaataataataataatataattgcaTGTATTATCATGTTATTGCATTTGCTAGTGTTTgattcctttcaaaaaaaataatttaattctttgaaAGTACTAGTACACTATACTATACgaatttcattcttttaaataaCTGCCTGTTAGTCTGTTGTATATTCACGAATTAATTAATACGGCAATAATGAAAGGAATAGGTACTGATTCCATAATCGTAGATTTCAATTATCATCATATCAACTCAGAGGCCACGTGGTGTGGCAGTTATTATCTTTAGTAATTGCGTTACATTTCCAATTTCCATCGCGAATGTATTCACCCACTTTTGATTCACCCACTTGCCCAAGTTATTTCCCTTTTGGCACCATACATCAACCCCCTtcaaatattaaacaatttttctccCTCTATATAACCTCACTACTCCCCATTCTTCACATCACCAACAACAACCTTTCACTTCAAAACTTGTTTACCCTTTGTTCTCTCCTCTTCCAGACACCAACATGGCTTCAATGACCATGATATACACCttactctttctttctttcactttGTCATATGCTATTAAGACCTCCACCATCATCAACTACACCGACAATGAGGTCATGGCCATGTACGAGGAGTGGTTGGTGAAGCACCAAAAGGTGTACAATGAGTTGGGAAAGAAGGACAAGAGATTCCAAGTTTTCAAGGACAACTTAGGGTTCATACAAGAGCACAACAACAATCTAAACAACACTTACAAACTTGGGTTGAACAAGTTTGCTGACATGACCAATGAGGAATACCGTGCCATGTATTTGGGCACCAAGAGTAATGCCAAGCGCAGACTCATGAAAACCAAGAGCACCGGTCACCGCTACGCGTTCAGCGCCCGTGACCGGTTGCCGGTGCATGTGGACTGGAGGATGAAAGGTGCAGTTGCTCCCATCAAAGATCAGGGAAGTTgtggtgagttttttttttttttttccctatcATTTTGCCTTTTCTTTTGATAAAGTAATGTTTGTTAGCTAAGGTTTAGGTTAGTAAATCAGATAAGGACTTGTTTTAAATTCAAGCGTAACAGCTTTTTTGCTTGCTAAGGTTACTTAACAGATAAGGATTTGTTTTACATTCAACTATAATAGCTTTCTCTAACTCTACTAAAagatacttctttttttttaatggtttttGTAGATATTTTACATTGTTTGagattatatttttaacacTATAAATAACTAACTTCTTTTCGGTGTACAAATAACTAACTTGATTGCAAAGAAAGGCGtgtgattaaattttaaaactctaaattgaaaacatatataaaaaataaataaaagtggcatgtcttactttaaaataaaaaactacaattgaaggaaaatatttcaatttaatgtGCCTGAATAGATTTTATGTGTTTATATGTTGATTGACGTGctatattatttatgttttgtggTTCTTGAGATTTTCTTCTGTTAGAATAATGTTACCTAACTTtcctaaaccaaaaaaataaatgtaacgtAAGTttcttttaaacaattttttttattaaaaacttgGAATGTTATGGTAGGTTTGATTTGATTGGAGTTTGACTTTGAAGGGTAGATTTGGATCTTGCAATTGGAAAGACTGTTAGAtcctatttatttatctatgaataattttaaaccttttatttatttttcaacattcagataaatattaaatacgttttatatttttaagacattaaatatataattttttatttgatactttttttataaaagagtacgaagattaattaatagaaaatataatttattaagttattctttttttattttttaattttactttatgCAGGAAGTTGTTGGGCGTTCTCAACGGTGGCCACAGTGGAAGCGATAAACAAGATAGTGACAGGGAAGTTTGTGTCCTTATCTGAACAAGAACTTGTGGACTGTGACAGAGCCTACAATGAAGGATGCAATGGTGGCCTTATGGACTATGCATTCGAATTCATCATTCAAAATGGTGGCATTGATACTGACAAAGATTACCCATACCGGGGCTTTGATGGCATCTGTGATCCAACTAAGGTCACTAACTCACTATAGCAATctttgaaaacagaaaaaaaaaaaaaaaaacacataaattaaCTTTGCCTGATATTATTAAACTTGACAATTTATTTGTTGCTAATGATTTGAGTGGCTTATACTTCTGCAGAAAAATGCTAAGGTAGTGAATATTGATGGGTACGAGGATGTTCCACCATATGATGAGAATGCCTTAAAGAAAGCTGTGGCTCATCAACCTGTAAGCGTTGCTATTGAAGCCTCTGGCAGGGCTTTGCAACTTTATCAATCGGTAAGCTTACTCTTTAAAAAGGTCCACAATGATTACtacattgattttgatttgagacTATGTTCTTAAGTGGTAAGCACTATGCAAAGTGCAAACTACAAATTTTATAAGCTATAAAGGGAGTCTAGCTCAATTGGTTGAACAGTGTGCACAAGTTATTCTTGGTACTTGTATTcgatttttatggataaaaaaatatcaacaagcTTGAGACAACAACATTCATCAATGTATAGATGTCATATATGTGCTAACAAATTtctggttctttttttttcagggTGTGTTTACTGGTAAATGTGGGACAAGTTTAGACCATGGTGTAGTGGTTGTTGGATATGGCTCTGAAAATGGTGTGGATTACTGGCTGGTGAGGAATTCATGGGGCACTGGATGGGGTGAGGATGGCTATTTCAAGATGCAGCGCAACGTGAGAACCTCCACGGGCAAGTGTGGAATTACAATGGAGGCCTCCTACCCTGTGAAGAATGGTCTAAACTCTGCAGTTCCTAATTCAGTTTATGAAAGCACTGAGGTGTATGTTAGCAGTGCTTGATATAACCTTCATCGTTATTTATGACCTTTGAATTTGGAAAGAGGAACAAGTGCTGAAGTTGCAAGAAAGTGATGTTTCTGTTATATCTTAGATGCTTCTATTGAATGTGTGCTGGGCTATTCTTGTACATAGGTTTCTTCAGGTTAAAAGTGAACCTGATTATCAATCAATTTGTACCGGTTTTCACTCATTGTTATTCCATTTGAATGTTTTATCTGAAATCCTTAATGATATCAATTCGCTAGTTATATTTCTGATATGGATATTGAATGTTTGCCAAGACCCTGTGCTTCTGTTCTTCAATGTGAAAAACTCGGTACAATGTTAGAAATTCTCTGAATCAGCACCTTATTGTTCAAGCTTGATACTCTGAGCActtgaaagtttgaaaatattACGATGCTACTCTCGAATTGCTTATCATTGTGCCATGTAAAAATTCAATTGAACACCGATCTACAACTGGTTAGCAGCAGTCTATATTCTGTTTTTGTTGAGAATTAGCAGGGGTCTATCTAGTTTATATTGCAGTTGTAGCAACTGCAATAATGACTCTTGATGCACTATATAAACTCTAGTAAATCAAGAGTTTATATTGTAGAGTTAGAAGGTTGACTTAACGGTGAAGAGAGATAGAAGAGGTCATGAGTTTGAAACTTTGAATTGCTCTCACTaacaactaataaattaatatttgctgattaaaataaaagagtttatattGCAGGTgctaccaattaaaaatttccTGCAGACGTTCTCTTTCCCTATCAGCATGGAAGATGTCA belongs to Glycine soja cultivar W05 chromosome 5, ASM419377v2, whole genome shotgun sequence and includes:
- the LOC114411236 gene encoding uncharacterized protein LOC114411236, translating into MESSNVKNKSSGKRKMSSEDTRSYFTWNLEMERVLTDVLRDQRNLGNKGDGNWKAVAYSTAAQILSKRFGVHLMADNVKNRFKLWRTWYGIVSDILSQKAKRFRFKVIPNWDDIVDLCAKDRATGLGAENALDADDIMSKETNEEEAIHSVSFDLEGSSSATRKNIRPSKSGEKEGMISSMKEVAESLKEFVEVTKKKMENKKKMEIKEAQEVVHEVVSELDNIPNFNGALRHRAIDWLTENPIKFTIIKALSLDDKEDYISSFMP
- the LOC114412424 gene encoding cysteine proteinase COT44-like, encoding MASMTMIYTLLFLSFTLSYAIKTSTIINYTDNEVMAMYEEWLVKHQKVYNELGKKDKRFQVFKDNLGFIQEHNNNLNNTYKLGLNKFADMTNEEYRAMYLGTKSNAKRRLMKTKSTGHRYAFSARDRLPVHVDWRMKGAVAPIKDQGSCGSCWAFSTVATVEAINKIVTGKFVSLSEQELVDCDRAYNEGCNGGLMDYAFEFIIQNGGIDTDKDYPYRGFDGICDPTKKNAKVVNIDGYEDVPPYDENALKKAVAHQPVSVAIEASGRALQLYQSGVFTGKCGTSLDHGVVVVGYGSENGVDYWLVRNSWGTGWGEDGYFKMQRNVRTSTGKCGITMEASYPVKNGLNSAVPNSVYESTEVYVSSA